From one Mycolicibacterium sp. HK-90 genomic stretch:
- a CDS encoding enoyl-CoA hydratase/isomerase family protein produces MTQNEDVLVSVRNGVGILTLNRPKAINSLNDAMVAGMSEALHAWADDDSVHTVLLTGAGERGLCAGGDVVALYHSAKAGGADARRFWFDEYLLNAYIGRYPKTYVALMDGIVMGGGVGVAAHGSVRVATDTTKMAMPEVGIGFIPDVGGTYLLSRAPGALGLHAALTGAPFSGADAIAMGFADHYVPHDQLADFAEAVVTDGVNKALAAYAIDPPASPLLAQRDWIDECYAGDTVADIVAALRAHGAGPAAEAADLIATRSPIALAVTLEAVRRAAKLETLEDVLCEEYRTSCASVKSHDFVEGIRAQLVDKDRNPQWDPASIAAVTPADVEAYFVPAEPDLTFQEENK; encoded by the coding sequence GTGACACAAAACGAGGACGTCCTAGTAAGTGTCCGGAACGGCGTCGGCATCCTCACGCTGAACCGGCCCAAAGCGATCAACTCGCTCAACGATGCCATGGTCGCCGGCATGTCCGAGGCGCTGCACGCCTGGGCGGACGACGACTCCGTCCACACCGTGCTGCTCACCGGCGCCGGCGAACGTGGCCTGTGCGCGGGCGGCGACGTCGTCGCGCTCTATCACAGCGCCAAGGCGGGCGGCGCCGACGCGCGGCGGTTCTGGTTCGACGAGTACCTCCTCAACGCCTACATCGGCCGCTACCCCAAAACGTATGTGGCGCTGATGGACGGCATCGTGATGGGCGGCGGCGTGGGGGTGGCCGCGCACGGCAGCGTCCGGGTGGCCACCGACACCACCAAGATGGCGATGCCCGAGGTGGGCATCGGCTTCATTCCCGACGTCGGCGGTACCTATCTGTTGTCCCGGGCCCCGGGCGCACTCGGGTTGCACGCTGCGCTCACCGGGGCACCGTTCTCCGGGGCCGACGCGATCGCGATGGGCTTCGCCGATCATTATGTGCCGCACGATCAGCTGGCCGACTTCGCCGAGGCCGTCGTCACCGACGGGGTGAACAAGGCCTTGGCCGCCTACGCCATTGACCCGCCCGCCAGCCCGCTCCTGGCGCAGCGCGACTGGATCGACGAGTGCTACGCCGGAGACACGGTGGCCGACATCGTCGCCGCGCTGCGGGCTCACGGCGCCGGCCCTGCGGCCGAGGCAGCCGATCTCATCGCCACCCGCTCCCCCATCGCCCTGGCCGTGACGCTGGAAGCGGTGCGCCGCGCCGCCAAGCTGGAGACACTGGAAGATGTGCTGTGTGAGGAGTACCGCACCTCGTGCGCTTCGGTGAAGTCCCACGATTTCGTCGAGGGCATCCGGGCACAGTTGGTCGACAAGGACCGCAACCCGCAGTGGGACCCGGCTTCGATCGCGGCGGTCACCCCCGCCGATGTCGAGGCGTACTTCGTTCCGGCAGAACCTGATCTGACGTTCCAGGAGGAGAACAAATGA
- a CDS encoding cysteine dioxygenase family protein, protein MLSTLASVPAVSAPTRLRLPDLLHTTDRAADDVLSGRYDRLLRGLPTHDRWYTRLSGDDEVEVWLISWVPDKSTELHDHGGSLGALTVVSGELAETRWDGELLRHRRLTAGDQAAFPLGWVHDVVKAPGPVTATGPTLSVHAYSPPLTAMSYYEVTPQNTLRRNRTELTDAPEG, encoded by the coding sequence ATGCTGTCCACGCTCGCGTCCGTTCCTGCCGTCTCCGCGCCCACCCGGCTGCGGCTGCCCGATCTGCTGCACACCACCGACCGCGCCGCCGACGACGTGTTGTCCGGCCGCTATGACCGGCTGTTGCGGGGGCTGCCGACCCACGACCGGTGGTACACCCGGCTGTCCGGTGACGACGAGGTCGAGGTCTGGCTGATCAGCTGGGTGCCCGACAAGTCGACCGAACTACACGATCACGGCGGGTCGCTTGGCGCGCTGACGGTGGTCTCCGGCGAACTGGCCGAAACACGTTGGGATGGTGAGCTGTTGCGTCACCGACGGCTCACCGCCGGTGACCAGGCCGCCTTCCCGCTGGGGTGGGTGCACGATGTGGTCAAGGCACCCGGGCCCGTCACGGCGACCGGGCCGACGCTGAGTGTGCACGCCTACTCGCCGCCGCTGACCGCCATGTCCTACTACGAGGTGACGCCGCAGAACACGTTGCGCCGCAACCGCACCGAACTCACCGACGCACCGGAGGGATAG
- a CDS encoding endonuclease domain-containing protein, with product MDAEPFIGSEALGCGALSRYELRRHYRPLMPNVYLDKRIAPTLLHRTKAAWLWSHREAVVAGLAASALHRAKWVDDNVPVELIWANARTPKQVITRADLLLTGESELIDGLSVTTPERTAFDLGRRGPLGDAVARLDALGNATGFKAVDVLALADHHRHARGLRQLESALDLCDPGAQSPQETRLRLMIVNEGYPRPQTQIPVPGPNGQPRYYLDMGWEEHNLAVEYDGVQHADALGYDIVRNEYIAQAGWTTIRVAAGHRRPDIMARLRRAWDEVAPPLILR from the coding sequence ATCGATGCCGAACCATTCATCGGAAGTGAGGCTCTCGGCTGCGGCGCGCTGAGCCGCTATGAGTTGCGCCGCCACTACCGGCCGCTGATGCCAAACGTATACCTGGACAAACGGATTGCCCCGACTCTGCTGCACAGAACCAAGGCCGCATGGTTGTGGTCACATCGCGAAGCCGTGGTCGCGGGGCTCGCCGCCTCCGCCCTGCATCGCGCGAAGTGGGTTGATGACAACGTTCCCGTGGAGTTGATCTGGGCGAATGCGAGGACACCCAAACAGGTGATCACTCGTGCCGATCTGTTGCTGACGGGGGAGTCCGAACTGATTGACGGGCTCAGTGTGACGACGCCTGAGCGGACGGCGTTCGACCTCGGCCGGCGTGGTCCGCTCGGGGACGCGGTGGCTCGGCTCGACGCGCTGGGTAATGCAACCGGATTCAAGGCAGTCGACGTCTTGGCGCTTGCGGATCATCATCGGCACGCGCGCGGGCTACGCCAGCTTGAGTCCGCGCTCGACCTTTGCGACCCAGGGGCACAGTCGCCGCAGGAAACGCGTCTGCGGTTGATGATCGTCAACGAGGGTTACCCGCGGCCGCAGACACAGATCCCCGTGCCGGGCCCGAACGGTCAGCCGCGGTACTACCTCGACATGGGTTGGGAGGAGCACAACCTCGCGGTCGAATACGACGGTGTTCAGCATGCCGACGCTCTGGGCTATGACATCGTCCGCAACGAATACATCGCCCAGGCCGGCTGGACCACGATTCGAGTGGCGGCAGGCCATCGTCGACCCGACATCATGGCGCGTCTGCGCCGAGCGTGGGATGAGGTTGCGCCGCCATTGATTCTGCGGTGA
- a CDS encoding rhodanese-like domain-containing protein produces the protein MSRIDTVLAQARTRLDRLPASDLPAALDSGAVLVDIRPAAQRAAEGSVPGALVIERNVLEWRCDPTSDARIPEAVDDDVYWVILCSEGYTSSLAAAALLDLGLHRSTDVVGGYHALVAAGHV, from the coding sequence ATGAGCCGCATCGACACCGTGCTGGCGCAGGCCCGCACCCGCCTGGACCGGCTGCCTGCCTCAGATCTGCCCGCCGCGTTGGATTCCGGCGCGGTCCTCGTCGACATCCGCCCGGCTGCTCAGCGCGCCGCCGAGGGGTCGGTGCCCGGCGCGCTGGTCATCGAGCGCAACGTGCTGGAGTGGCGCTGCGATCCGACCAGCGACGCACGGATCCCGGAGGCCGTCGACGACGACGTCTACTGGGTGATCCTGTGCTCGGAGGGTTACACCTCGAGCCTGGCCGCCGCCGCGCTGCTGGATCTGGGCCTGCACCGGTCCACCGATGTCGTCGGCGGCTATCACGCGCTGGTGGCCGCCGGCCACGTGTGA
- the lpqV gene encoding lipoprotein LpqV: protein MRSYTWTARLTAGTVAAAGLSLLIGCSTEADKDQAGEPAAPSAPATTTAEAAPPTVKPGEVAVSPGGVTTAVGADAQSTEEEYFQACHAAKTWMQAKGGDLKAQVEPYLASLQAPDATPGPGTYNVAWAQLEPPRQAAVIVAAQAAADELCS, encoded by the coding sequence ATGCGCAGTTACACGTGGACCGCTCGCCTGACCGCCGGAACCGTCGCGGCCGCCGGCCTGAGCCTGCTGATCGGGTGCTCGACCGAGGCCGACAAGGATCAGGCCGGGGAGCCGGCGGCACCGTCCGCACCGGCCACCACGACGGCCGAGGCGGCGCCCCCGACGGTCAAACCCGGTGAGGTCGCGGTGTCCCCCGGCGGGGTCACCACGGCGGTCGGCGCCGACGCGCAGTCCACCGAAGAGGAGTACTTCCAGGCCTGTCACGCCGCGAAGACCTGGATGCAGGCGAAGGGCGGGGATCTCAAGGCGCAGGTCGAGCCGTACCTGGCGAGCCTGCAGGCCCCTGACGCGACACCCGGTCCGGGCACCTACAACGTGGCGTGGGCGCAGCTCGAGCCGCCCCGCCAGGCCGCCGTCATCGTGGCGGCGCAGGCCGCGGCCGACGAGCTCTGCAGCTAG
- a CDS encoding SGNH/GDSL hydrolase family protein, with translation MGTSRRATIALAAAATLASTGSAYIGARNLLTGQADKARQVIPKSWDVPPRADGVYTPGGGPVEKWERGVPFDLHLMIFGDSTATGYGCRVADEVPGVLIARGVAEQFGKRIRLSTKAIVGATSKGLSGQIDAMFVAGPPPDAAVIMIGANDITKPNGIGPSARRLGEAVRRLRAAGAVVVVGTCPDFGVVTAIPQPLRAWARTQGLRLARAQAGAVRAAGGVPVPFSDLLAPDFYKAPELLFSDDMFHPSAAGYALAAKQLLPALCSVLGEWDGDDALETASADDSSLLSRLGGVTRLWHRSTGVPAPVVVPAG, from the coding sequence GTGGGCACATCGCGTCGGGCGACCATCGCCCTCGCCGCTGCGGCAACACTGGCCTCCACCGGATCGGCCTATATCGGAGCACGCAACCTGCTGACCGGGCAGGCCGACAAAGCTCGGCAGGTCATCCCCAAATCGTGGGACGTCCCGCCCCGCGCCGACGGCGTCTACACACCCGGAGGCGGCCCCGTCGAAAAGTGGGAACGTGGTGTCCCGTTCGACCTGCACCTGATGATCTTCGGCGATTCCACGGCGACCGGTTACGGCTGCCGGGTGGCCGACGAGGTGCCCGGGGTGTTGATCGCGCGCGGGGTGGCCGAGCAGTTCGGGAAGCGAATCCGCTTGAGCACCAAGGCGATTGTCGGCGCCACCTCGAAAGGTCTGTCCGGCCAGATCGACGCCATGTTCGTGGCGGGTCCGCCGCCGGACGCCGCGGTGATCATGATCGGCGCCAACGACATCACCAAGCCCAACGGCATCGGGCCCTCGGCACGCCGGCTCGGTGAAGCGGTACGTCGGCTGCGCGCGGCAGGAGCCGTCGTCGTGGTCGGCACCTGCCCGGATTTCGGGGTGGTCACCGCGATCCCGCAGCCGTTGCGTGCGTGGGCGCGCACGCAGGGCCTGCGTCTGGCCCGCGCCCAGGCCGGCGCCGTACGCGCCGCAGGCGGCGTGCCGGTGCCCTTCTCAGATCTGTTGGCTCCGGACTTCTACAAGGCACCTGAGCTGCTGTTTTCCGACGATATGTTCCATCCGTCGGCGGCCGGCTATGCCCTCGCGGCCAAACAGCTGTTGCCGGCCCTGTGCAGCGTGCTCGGCGAGTGGGACGGTGACGATGCCCTCGAAACCGCGTCCGCGGACGACAGCTCGTTGCTGAGCCGGCTGGGCGGTGTGACCAGGCTGTGGCACCGCTCCACCGGGGTCCCCGCTCCCGTCGTGGTACCCGCGGGATAG
- a CDS encoding acetyl-CoA C-acetyltransferase, translating into MPEAVIVATARSPIGRAGKGSLVSMRPDDLAAQMVKAVLDKVPALDPRDIDDLIMGCGQPGGMAGFNIGRTVAVQLGYDFLPGTTVNRYCSSSLQSTRMAFHAIKAGEGHAFISAGVETVSNFASGNADGWPDTKNPLYADAMARSAKAAEGADEWHDPREDGLLPDVYIAMGQTAENVALHTGISREDQDHWGVRSQNKAEEAIKSGFFEREITPVTLPDGTVVSTDDGPRPGTTYEKISQLKPVFRPNGTITAGNACPLNDGAAALVVMSDVRAKELGLTPLARVVSTGVSGLSPEIMGLGPIEAVKKALANAKMTIDDIDLYEINEAFAVQVLGSARALGMDEDRLNVSGGAIALGHPFGMTGARITATLLNNLQTHDKTFGIETMCVGGGQGMAMVVERLS; encoded by the coding sequence ATGCCCGAAGCCGTCATCGTCGCCACTGCCCGTTCGCCGATCGGCCGCGCCGGCAAGGGGTCCCTGGTCAGCATGCGACCCGACGATCTGGCCGCCCAGATGGTCAAGGCCGTCCTGGACAAGGTGCCCGCGCTGGACCCGCGCGACATCGACGATCTGATCATGGGTTGTGGCCAGCCCGGCGGCATGGCCGGCTTCAACATCGGCCGCACCGTGGCCGTGCAGCTGGGCTACGACTTCCTGCCGGGCACCACCGTCAACCGCTACTGCTCGTCGTCGTTGCAGAGCACCCGGATGGCCTTCCACGCGATCAAGGCCGGCGAGGGCCACGCCTTCATCTCCGCGGGTGTGGAGACCGTGTCGAACTTCGCCAGCGGCAACGCCGACGGCTGGCCCGACACCAAGAACCCGCTGTACGCCGATGCCATGGCTCGGTCCGCCAAGGCCGCAGAGGGCGCCGACGAGTGGCACGACCCGCGCGAGGACGGCCTGCTGCCCGACGTCTACATCGCCATGGGCCAGACCGCCGAGAACGTCGCGCTGCACACCGGCATCAGCCGTGAGGACCAGGACCACTGGGGTGTGCGGTCGCAGAACAAGGCCGAGGAAGCGATCAAGAGCGGTTTCTTCGAGCGCGAGATCACGCCGGTGACGCTGCCCGACGGCACCGTGGTGTCCACCGATGACGGCCCGCGCCCCGGCACCACCTACGAGAAGATCAGCCAGCTCAAGCCGGTCTTCCGGCCCAACGGCACCATCACCGCCGGCAACGCCTGCCCGCTGAACGACGGCGCCGCCGCCCTCGTGGTGATGAGCGATGTGCGGGCCAAGGAGCTGGGCCTGACCCCGCTGGCCCGCGTCGTGTCGACCGGTGTGTCCGGTCTGTCGCCGGAGATCATGGGTCTCGGCCCGATCGAGGCCGTCAAGAAGGCTCTGGCCAACGCCAAGATGACCATCGATGACATCGACCTCTACGAGATCAACGAGGCGTTCGCCGTGCAGGTGCTCGGCTCGGCCCGCGCTCTCGGCATGGACGAGGACCGCCTGAACGTCTCCGGCGGCGCCATCGCCCTGGGCCACCCGTTCGGCATGACCGGTGCCCGCATCACCGCCACACTGCTGAACAACCTGCAGACCCACGACAAGACCTTCGGCATCGAGACCATGTGTGTCGGTGGCGGCCAGGGCATGGCGATGGTTGTGGAGCGGCTCTCCTAG
- a CDS encoding alpha/beta-hydrolase family protein encodes MEKPDWWVRHYTFFGTAVGLVFIWFSLTPSLLPRGPLFQALVSGGAGAIGYGLGVFGVWLVRYMRSAETSPKAPKWAWVPLVAVGIIGQILMIIYFHVWQDEVRDFMGVPRLTFWDHPLTAVLSIIVLFAFVEIGQLIGRLVRFLVRQLNRFAPPRVSAVVVVVLLLVFSIALLNGVVVRFAMDKINSTFSAVNDEDSPDFKAPTSVLRSGGPQSLVSWESLGHQGRVFVSNASPVEQLSEFNGKPAVEPIRAYAGLHSADGIKATAALAARELERTGGLDRAVVAVATTTGTGWINEAEASALEYMYNGNTAIVSMQYSFLPSWLSFLVDKENARQAGQALFEAVDALVRERPEGERPKILVFGESLGSFGGEAPFLALNNLVARTDGALFSGPTFQNTIWTTLTRERDAGSPMWLPIYDNGENVRFSAKAENLARPDAPWSHPRAVYLQHASDPIAWWNTDLLFAEPDWLKEPRGYDVSGRMQWIPIVTFLQVSADMAVAVDVPDGHGHVYVKDVANAWAAVLQPPGWTPEKTEKLRPRLNNNENA; translated from the coding sequence CTGGAGAAGCCGGACTGGTGGGTGCGCCACTACACGTTCTTCGGCACCGCGGTGGGACTGGTGTTCATCTGGTTCTCGTTGACCCCGTCGCTGCTGCCGCGCGGCCCGCTGTTCCAGGCCCTGGTCAGCGGCGGGGCCGGGGCAATCGGCTACGGCCTCGGCGTTTTCGGTGTCTGGCTGGTGCGCTACATGCGGTCGGCCGAGACCAGCCCGAAGGCGCCGAAGTGGGCCTGGGTGCCGCTGGTGGCGGTCGGGATCATCGGTCAGATCCTGATGATCATCTACTTCCACGTGTGGCAGGACGAGGTCCGCGACTTCATGGGCGTACCGCGGCTGACGTTCTGGGACCATCCGCTGACGGCGGTGCTCTCGATCATCGTGCTGTTCGCCTTTGTCGAGATCGGCCAGCTGATCGGCCGGCTCGTGCGGTTCCTGGTACGTCAGCTCAATCGCTTTGCCCCACCGCGGGTTTCGGCCGTCGTCGTGGTGGTGCTGCTGTTGGTGTTCAGCATCGCCCTGCTCAACGGCGTCGTGGTGCGGTTCGCGATGGACAAGATCAACAGCACGTTCTCCGCCGTCAACGACGAGGACAGTCCGGATTTCAAGGCGCCGACGTCCGTATTGCGCTCCGGCGGCCCGCAGTCCCTGGTCAGCTGGGAGTCCCTGGGCCATCAGGGCCGGGTGTTCGTATCCAATGCCTCTCCGGTGGAACAGCTTTCAGAGTTCAACGGCAAACCGGCGGTCGAGCCGATCCGGGCCTACGCGGGCCTGCACTCGGCCGACGGCATCAAGGCCACGGCAGCGTTGGCCGCCAGGGAGCTGGAGCGCACCGGCGGCCTGGACCGCGCGGTGGTCGCGGTCGCCACCACCACCGGCACCGGCTGGATCAACGAGGCGGAAGCCTCGGCGCTGGAGTACATGTACAACGGCAACACCGCGATCGTGTCGATGCAGTACTCGTTCCTGCCGAGCTGGTTGTCGTTCCTGGTGGACAAGGAGAATGCGCGCCAGGCCGGCCAGGCATTGTTCGAAGCCGTGGACGCACTGGTGCGCGAACGCCCGGAAGGCGAACGCCCGAAGATCCTGGTGTTCGGCGAAAGCCTCGGATCCTTCGGTGGTGAGGCCCCGTTCCTGGCGCTGAACAACCTCGTCGCCCGCACCGACGGCGCGCTGTTCTCCGGACCGACATTCCAGAACACGATCTGGACCACGCTCACCCGGGAGCGTGATGCCGGCTCACCGATGTGGCTGCCCATCTACGACAACGGCGAGAACGTCCGGTTCAGCGCGAAGGCCGAGAACCTGGCCCGGCCTGACGCGCCGTGGAGTCATCCGCGCGCGGTGTACCTGCAGCACGCGTCGGACCCCATCGCGTGGTGGAACACGGATCTGCTGTTCGCCGAACCGGATTGGCTCAAGGAGCCGCGCGGCTACGACGTCTCCGGACGGATGCAGTGGATACCCATCGTGACGTTCCTACAGGTGTCGGCGGACATGGCGGTGGCCGTCGATGTCCCCGACGGCCACGGCCACGTCTACGTCAAGGACGTCGCGAATGCGTGGGCCGCGGTACTGCAGCCCCCAGGCTGGACGCCGGAGAAGACCGAGAAGCTGCGGCCCCGGCTGAACAACAACGAGAACGCCTGA
- a CDS encoding enoyl-CoA hydratase, with amino-acid sequence MSEFETILVTRTDRVATIKLNRPKALNALNSQVMTEVTTAAAELDADPGVGAIIVTGNEKAFAAGADIKEMAELSFADVYSADFFELWSKFAATRTPTIAAVAGYALGGGCELAMMCDILIAADSAKFGQPEIKLGVLPGMGGSQRLTRAIGKAKAMDLILTGRTIDAVEAERAGLVSRLVPADTLIDEALAVAETIAGMSLSASRMAKEAVNRAFESSLTEGLLYERRLFHSAFATADQKEGMAAFTEKRAANFTHR; translated from the coding sequence ATGAGCGAGTTCGAGACGATCCTGGTGACCCGCACCGACCGGGTCGCCACCATCAAGCTGAACCGGCCCAAGGCGCTCAACGCGCTCAACAGCCAGGTGATGACCGAAGTGACCACGGCCGCAGCCGAACTCGACGCCGATCCCGGCGTCGGTGCGATCATCGTCACGGGCAACGAGAAGGCGTTCGCCGCCGGTGCCGACATCAAGGAGATGGCCGAACTGTCGTTCGCCGACGTGTACTCGGCCGACTTCTTCGAGCTGTGGTCCAAGTTCGCCGCCACCCGCACCCCGACGATCGCCGCGGTCGCCGGTTACGCGCTGGGCGGCGGCTGCGAGCTGGCGATGATGTGCGACATCCTGATCGCCGCGGACTCGGCGAAGTTCGGGCAACCCGAGATCAAGTTGGGTGTTCTGCCCGGCATGGGCGGATCGCAGCGGCTCACCCGCGCCATCGGCAAGGCCAAGGCCATGGACCTGATCCTCACCGGCCGCACCATCGACGCCGTGGAAGCCGAACGCGCCGGGCTGGTGTCCCGCCTGGTCCCCGCGGACACGCTGATCGACGAGGCCCTGGCGGTGGCCGAGACCATTGCCGGGATGTCCCTGTCGGCCTCGCGGATGGCCAAGGAAGCGGTCAACCGGGCGTTCGAATCGTCGCTGACCGAGGGGCTGCTGTACGAGCGCAGGCTGTTCCACTCGGCGTTCGCGACTGCCGACCAGAAGGAAGGCATGGCGGCGTTCACCGAGAAGCGCGCCGCGAACTTCACGCATCGTTAA
- a CDS encoding Bax inhibitor-1/YccA family protein, producing MRESSNPVFRSLPKQQGGYAQFGTGAAGFGAQQVHAQPYAQEYLEQPQTGVSRPLTIDDVVTKTGITLAVLSAVAVVSYFLVSGNVNLALPFTLVGGLGGLVLVLIATFGRKQDNPAIVLSYAALEGLFLGAVSFIIANIASVGGAGMIAQAIVGTMGVFFGMLVVYKTGAIRVTPKFTRMIVAALFGVVALMLLNFVLAMFGVGGGAGLGLRDGGMLAIGFSLLCIGLAAFSFLIDFDAADQMVRAGAPEKAAWGIALGLTVTLVWLYIEILRLLSYFNND from the coding sequence GTGCGCGAATCCAGCAACCCGGTATTCCGCAGCCTGCCCAAACAGCAGGGCGGATACGCACAATTTGGTACCGGAGCCGCCGGCTTCGGTGCTCAGCAGGTGCATGCGCAGCCATACGCGCAGGAGTACCTGGAGCAGCCGCAGACCGGCGTCTCCCGTCCGCTGACCATCGATGACGTCGTCACCAAGACCGGCATCACCCTGGCCGTGCTCTCGGCCGTCGCGGTGGTGTCCTACTTCCTGGTGTCGGGCAACGTGAACCTGGCGCTGCCGTTCACCCTGGTCGGTGGACTCGGCGGCCTGGTGCTCGTCCTGATCGCCACCTTCGGCCGTAAGCAGGACAACCCGGCGATCGTGCTGAGCTACGCGGCGCTTGAGGGCCTGTTCCTCGGTGCGGTGTCGTTCATCATCGCCAACATCGCCTCGGTCGGCGGCGCCGGCATGATCGCCCAGGCGATCGTCGGCACCATGGGCGTATTCTTCGGCATGCTGGTGGTCTACAAGACCGGCGCCATCCGTGTGACGCCGAAGTTCACCCGGATGATCGTCGCCGCCCTGTTCGGTGTCGTCGCGCTGATGCTGCTCAACTTCGTATTGGCGATGTTCGGCGTGGGCGGCGGTGCCGGCCTGGGCCTGCGTGACGGCGGCATGCTGGCGATCGGCTTCTCGCTGCTGTGCATCGGCCTGGCCGCATTCAGCTTCCTGATCGACTTCGATGCCGCCGACCAGATGGTCCGTGCCGGCGCGCCGGAGAAGGCCGCGTGGGGCATCGCCCTGGGCCTGACCGTCACCCTGGTCTGGCTGTACATCGAGATCCTCCGGTTGCTGTCGTACTTCAACAACGACTAG
- a CDS encoding alpha/beta hydrolase, with amino-acid sequence MTAPSKVTRSLHAGISPARPHRARRFPVSDGAPVEVVEDGPSLAGRLASLAAMLTIKPTLAIGSHVPHLPWPFGLVNFAARLIRPVPGTIKATIALPHCTAQLVRADGVLPADGKRSVILYLHGGAFLACGANTHSGIVTALSGHADSPVLVVDYRMVPKHSVGTAIDDCYDAYQWLRLTGYEPEQIVLAGDSAGGYLSLALAERLLDEGEVPAAIVTMSPLFEIDNDTRANHPNMHSDAMFPAKAFDALVELVEAAAKRTGETVYEPLDHVEPGLPRTLIHASGSEVLLSDARKGAHMLAAAGVPVELRIWPGQMHVFQLASPLVSEAQRSLRQIGEYIREATW; translated from the coding sequence ATGACTGCACCGAGCAAGGTAACCAGGTCCCTTCACGCTGGCATAAGCCCAGCTAGGCCCCACCGCGCGCGCAGGTTTCCGGTCAGTGACGGCGCACCCGTCGAGGTTGTCGAGGACGGCCCGAGCCTGGCGGGCCGATTGGCTTCGCTGGCGGCGATGCTGACAATCAAGCCGACCTTGGCAATTGGTAGCCACGTGCCGCATCTTCCGTGGCCGTTCGGGCTCGTCAACTTCGCCGCTCGGCTGATCCGGCCGGTCCCCGGAACCATCAAGGCCACCATCGCGCTGCCGCACTGCACCGCGCAGCTGGTGCGCGCCGACGGCGTGCTGCCCGCCGACGGGAAACGCAGTGTCATCCTCTACCTGCACGGCGGGGCGTTCCTGGCCTGCGGGGCCAACACGCACTCGGGCATCGTGACCGCCCTGTCCGGCCACGCCGACAGCCCGGTACTCGTCGTCGACTACCGGATGGTCCCGAAGCACTCGGTGGGCACCGCGATCGACGACTGTTACGACGCCTACCAGTGGCTGCGGCTGACCGGCTACGAGCCGGAGCAGATCGTGCTGGCCGGCGACTCGGCGGGTGGCTACCTGTCGCTGGCGCTGGCCGAGCGCCTGCTCGACGAGGGCGAGGTTCCAGCCGCGATCGTGACGATGTCGCCGCTGTTCGAGATCGACAACGACACCCGTGCCAACCACCCCAACATGCACTCCGACGCGATGTTCCCGGCCAAGGCCTTCGACGCGCTCGTCGAACTCGTCGAGGCGGCTGCCAAGCGCACGGGCGAGACGGTGTACGAGCCGCTCGACCACGTCGAGCCCGGTCTGCCGCGCACCCTGATCCACGCGTCGGGCTCGGAGGTTCTGCTCAGCGACGCGCGAAAGGGCGCGCACATGCTGGCCGCCGCCGGGGTTCCCGTCGAGCTCCGGATCTGGCCCGGTCAGATGCATGTCTTCCAGCTCGCGTCGCCTCTGGTGTCGGAAGCGCAGCGCTCGTTGCGCCAGATCGGTGAGTACATTCGAGAGGCCACCTGGTAA